Within Pseudomonas tructae, the genomic segment CCTTCGTCGGCAACCGCAAGCTTCAGGCAGAAAAGGCCCTGGAAAGCGTCTAGAATGCGCGTGCTTTCCTACCATTGAGCATAGTGGCTATGCAGCATGACGCAAGCGCATCGCGGCGTACAGCGAACCCGGGTCGTCTGGTGTACCTGATGGGACCCTCAGGTGCCGGAAAAGATTCGCTGCTTGATGCGGCACGCTCAGCGCTGCAGTGCCAGCATGTCGAAATCGCTCGCCGGGTCATCACCCGTTCGGCTGAGGCCAAGGGTGAAGACGCACTGGCTGTTTCCCTTGAACAGTTCGAGCAGATGAGTGCCGAGGGCGCTTTCGCCTTGCAGTGGCGGGCCAATGGCCTGGCGTATGGTATTCCGGCGCAGATCGATGCCTGGCTGGCCGAGGGGCGCACCGTGCTGGTCAACGGCTCGCGTGCGCATTTGCCGCTGGCGCGCGAGCGTTATCCACAGTTGCTGCCGGTATTGCTCAGTGTTGCGCCACAGGTACTTCGCCAGCGTTTGCTGAGCCGTGGGCGGGAAAGCCAGGAGGACATCGAGCGGCGCATGGAGCGTGCGCAGCAGGTGCAAGTGGCCGACCGTGATGTGCAGGTGCTGGATAACTCCACATCGCTGAGCGCTGCTGTACAGGGTTTGCTGGTGTTGTTGCACCAGCAGGGCTTGCTCGGCTCTAGCTAGAACACCAAGCGTTTGCCATCGGGCACCGTTGTGCTCTTGGACGTACTCCGCTTTCGACTGTTTGAGCGGGCAATCTGCAATGATGGCCGACTGTCTCATTGCGGATCGCACGATCAAGTAGCAGCGGTGCAGAAAGCCCACAGGCAAAAAGAGCCACGGATGACATGACAAACGTCAGCCTGCTGGTTAACATGCACGCCGTCCCTGCCATGCAACGCTCGTTGCCGGCTCTGCGTCTCAGTAGCTCAATTGGATAGAGCATCCCCCTCCTAAGGGGAAGGTTGGCAGTTCGAACCTGCCCTGGGACACCATGCTTTCCCCCACCTACCAATCCTGCCTCAACGGCAACGCCCCCTCGTGGGACGAAAACAGTGGCAGTATTTCTTCTGCCAGCTCCTGAATCACCTCGGCTGCTGGCCGTTGGCAAAACTGAATGCCCAGCGCCGCATGATTGACCCCGGCATCCTGCCATTCTCCCAGCAGGTCAATCAGGCCCTTTCGCCCGGTTTTCAGCACATACCCACCTTGCAGGGCCGTACGTGGAAAATCGGGGTCAGCATCCAGGTCGATCCACTCGTTGGTCACGTGCGGACGAAAGCCACCACCGGGAATGCAGTCGCGCCAGGCGCGGATTTTCTCGGCCAGGCGTCGTGGACCAAGAATGTTTTCGGTGGCATCAGGAAAGGTCAGCCATCCGTCAGCTTGTTCGCCCAGCCACTGCATGGATTGGCGCGAGCTGCCGGTGACCAGCAGAGGGATGTTGCCTGTGGCGGGTTTGGGCAGCAGGTGTGCGCCGCTGAGCTGGCCGAGCGTGGATTCAATCGGCCGGTCACCAACCTGCAGCAGTTGGCGAAAATAGCGCACAGCCTCGGCAAAGCGTTCGCCACGCTCACTGTGCGCCAGGCCATAGGCCGGAAACTCTATGGGACGGTCCCCTGAAGCGATGCCCATCACCAGGCGTCCGCCTGACAGTTGGTCGAGGGTGGTCGCGGCTTTGGCCAGGTCGATCGGGTGACGCAAGGTAAAGATCGCGCTTCCCGTCGCCAGGGCGATGCGCTTGGTGTGCGCGGCCAGGTAGCTCAGGTAGGCAAAGGGGTCGAACAGCTGGCCAGCATCACCAAAGTGTGGATCGTAAAGCGGCACATCACGTACCCAGGCGCCGGCAAAGCCCAGGCGATCGATTTCGCTGACCAGCGCAGCCTGCCCGTTGAGCACCGCCATGTCGCCGCGATAGAAACGCAGGGGCAGGAAGACACCCAAGGTCAGTTTTTGCGGGGCGAACATGCGCTGATAGCCAGGGTGGTGGGCAAACGCATGGGCGCTGGCGCCGAGGAGGTTGGGGTTCATTGGCAAGTTCCTTTTGGACGGCTCAGGGGCCAGTGGCAGGGGCTGGTAGACGGATGCCACGTTGCACTGCGGGGCGCTGGCTGACCCGTTCATGCCAGGCAGTCAGGTGTGGGTGCTGGCTGAAGTCGAAGTCGATGATTTGCAGGATGTGGGTCCAGCCAAAGGTGGCGATGTCCGCGATCGAGTAGCTGTTGCCCGCCAGCCAAGGATGATTGGCCAGGCGCTGGTCGAGGGTGCTGAACAGTTCTTCGCTCAAGCGCCGGTAGCGGGTGATGGCCTCGGGGCAAGGCTGCTCGGCGAACAGTTCGAAATACACGCGCTGGCCCAGAATCGGTCCCATGCTCGCGGCGTGAAACTGCAACCAGGTGATGGCCGCCCAGTGCTCGCTGGGGTGCTCCGGCAGCAGGCGTCCGCTCTTTTGCGCCAGGTACAGCAGGATCGCCGCCGACTCGAACAGTGTTATATCGCACTCGGTATCCACCAGCACCGGGATGCGGCCATGGGGGTTGAGCTTGAGAAAATCAGCCTGACGATGCTCGCCGTGGTCGATCTGCACGTGCTTGAGGGTGTAGGGCAGCCCCAGTTCTTCCAGGGCGATGGTGATCTTGAAACCATTAGGTGAGCTATCGCTATAAAGAATCAACGGCATGTGCCTTCTCTTCAAGAGTGTTCAGAGAGGGTTTATGCTAGGGCTGTCTTGACTGATTGAAAAACGATCAGTTCTACGCTTAGGCAATAGATTTTCTAAACCATGGAGGGGTGAGATGGGCGCGGTTCTACCGTTGCTGGCATTGCGGGCCTTCACAGAGGCCGCGCGTCTGGGCAGCCTGAAGGCGGCTGCCGCACACATGGGCGTCACACCGGGGGCGGTCAGCCAGCAGGTGCGCCTGCTCGAGGAGCGCATGGGCGTGGTGCTGTTCGTGCGTGGTCGCCATGGCGTGCACCTGAGCGAAGCCGGCGCGCGGGTGTACCCGGGGTTGCTCAAGGGGTTCGAGCAGATTGAGGCATCGTTGGCATTGCTGGAGCAACTGGCGCCGGGCAAGACCTTGACCATCAGCACCGTGCCGTCGTTCGCGGCGTCCTGGCTGGTGCCGCGCCTGGGCCGGTTCAATGCCTTGCACCCGCAGATAGAAGTGCGCGTTGAGGCCTCGGCCAAGCTGGTAGATTTTCAACGTGAGCGCATCGACGTCGCCTTGCGTCATGGGCTTGGGCAGTATCCGGGGCTGGAGTCTGTGCGCCTGATGGCCCCGGTATTGCTACCAGTCGCAAGCCCGCTGTTGCTGGCCCAAGGGCCGGCCTTGAAGCGTCCCCTCGATTGCCTGAGGTACCCGCTGTTGCACGATGCCGATCGCGCCGACTGGATGCTCTGGCTGCAGGCCCACGGGGTTGCCGACGACCCACGCACAGCACGCGGGACGAGTTTCGAGGATGACCTGCTGTTACTGCGTGCAGCGGCTGCAGGCCAGGGCAT encodes:
- the phnN gene encoding phosphonate metabolism protein/1,5-bisphosphokinase (PRPP-forming) PhnN, with product MQHDASASRRTANPGRLVYLMGPSGAGKDSLLDAARSALQCQHVEIARRVITRSAEAKGEDALAVSLEQFEQMSAEGAFALQWRANGLAYGIPAQIDAWLAEGRTVLVNGSRAHLPLARERYPQLLPVLLSVAPQVLRQRLLSRGRESQEDIERRMERAQQVQVADRDVQVLDNSTSLSAAVQGLLVLLHQQGLLGSS
- a CDS encoding LLM class oxidoreductase, producing MNPNLLGASAHAFAHHPGYQRMFAPQKLTLGVFLPLRFYRGDMAVLNGQAALVSEIDRLGFAGAWVRDVPLYDPHFGDAGQLFDPFAYLSYLAAHTKRIALATGSAIFTLRHPIDLAKAATTLDQLSGGRLVMGIASGDRPIEFPAYGLAHSERGERFAEAVRYFRQLLQVGDRPIESTLGQLSGAHLLPKPATGNIPLLVTGSSRQSMQWLGEQADGWLTFPDATENILGPRRLAEKIRAWRDCIPGGGFRPHVTNEWIDLDADPDFPRTALQGGYVLKTGRKGLIDLLGEWQDAGVNHAALGIQFCQRPAAEVIQELAEEILPLFSSHEGALPLRQDW
- a CDS encoding glutathione S-transferase family protein, coding for MPLILYSDSSPNGFKITIALEELGLPYTLKHVQIDHGEHRQADFLKLNPHGRIPVLVDTECDITLFESAAILLYLAQKSGRLLPEHPSEHWAAITWLQFHAASMGPILGQRVYFELFAEQPCPEAITRYRRLSEELFSTLDQRLANHPWLAGNSYSIADIATFGWTHILQIIDFDFSQHPHLTAWHERVSQRPAVQRGIRLPAPATGP
- a CDS encoding LysR substrate-binding domain-containing protein, which gives rise to MGAVLPLLALRAFTEAARLGSLKAAAAHMGVTPGAVSQQVRLLEERMGVVLFVRGRHGVHLSEAGARVYPGLLKGFEQIEASLALLEQLAPGKTLTISTVPSFAASWLVPRLGRFNALHPQIEVRVEASAKLVDFQRERIDVALRHGLGQYPGLESVRLMAPVLLPVASPLLLAQGPALKRPLDCLRYPLLHDADRADWMLWLQAHGVADDPRTARGTSFEDDLLLLRAAAAGQGIALVQDTHATDDLASGKLKLALDKPWPARFAYYLVCRQEALQRPEVQAFVDWVRAEADASS